A single genomic interval of Romboutsia ilealis harbors:
- a CDS encoding aldehyde dehydrogenase family protein: protein MSRYKDILTVEKDHLEDKKTISVDERIDNLINLKTLIKKHENILSMQKKYLEDKKTISVDERIKNLKKLKSTIKKYENDIIKALELDLGKHIFESYSNEVGFVYSSIDHTIKNIKKWAKVKKVKNDLAQLPGKSYIYKCHYGSVLIIGPYNYPFQLLIEPLIGAIAGGNTVVLKPSEYTVNLEKVVIEMIKDAFNEEYIAVVSGDYQVNSALLDLEFDYIFFTGSVNVGKIVMEKASKNLIPVTLELGGKSPVIVDNTANLKISAKRIMWGKLINAGQTCVAPDYVLAHEDIYDDLIKEFIKVTKEFYGEDIKNNKEFGRIVNDKHMNRLKDIIEYDKNKIVYGGEVDLKNRFISPTILKNVDLNDKVMSEELFGPILPVIKYKNMKDIKNYISKHKNPLALYVFSEDKAFSEDVITRFSFGGGCINDTISHVASNYLPFGGIGSSGIGSYHGKNSFDTFTHSKSIVKKNTKLDIKLVFPPYKNRINIIKKVMK, encoded by the coding sequence ATGAGTAGATACAAAGATATTTTAACTGTAGAAAAAGATCACTTAGAGGATAAAAAAACTATAAGTGTAGATGAGAGAATAGACAATTTAATCAACTTAAAGACTCTAATAAAAAAACATGAAAATATTTTAAGTATGCAAAAAAAGTACTTAGAGGATAAAAAAACTATAAGTGTAGATGAGAGAATAAAAAATTTAAAAAAATTAAAGAGTACAATAAAGAAATATGAAAATGACATAATAAAAGCATTAGAATTAGATTTAGGAAAACATATATTTGAATCTTATTCTAATGAAGTTGGATTTGTATATAGTAGTATAGACCATACTATAAAAAATATAAAAAAATGGGCAAAAGTTAAAAAAGTTAAAAATGATTTAGCTCAACTTCCAGGAAAGTCATATATTTATAAATGCCATTATGGAAGTGTTTTAATTATAGGACCATATAATTATCCATTCCAATTACTTATAGAACCATTAATAGGTGCTATAGCAGGTGGAAATACAGTTGTTTTAAAGCCATCAGAATACACTGTAAATCTTGAAAAAGTAGTAATTGAAATGATAAAAGATGCATTTAATGAAGAATACATAGCTGTAGTTAGTGGAGATTATCAAGTAAACAGTGCATTATTAGACTTAGAATTTGATTATATATTTTTCACAGGAAGTGTAAATGTAGGAAAAATAGTAATGGAAAAAGCAAGTAAAAACTTAATACCAGTAACCTTAGAGTTGGGAGGTAAATCACCTGTAATAGTTGATAATACGGCTAACTTAAAAATAAGTGCAAAAAGAATTATGTGGGGGAAACTTATAAATGCAGGACAAACTTGTGTAGCACCAGACTATGTACTTGCACATGAAGATATATATGATGATTTGATTAAAGAATTTATAAAAGTAACAAAAGAATTCTACGGTGAAGATATAAAAAATAATAAGGAATTTGGACGTATAGTAAATGATAAACATATGAATAGGCTAAAAGATATTATTGAATATGATAAGAATAAGATAGTATATGGAGGAGAAGTTGATCTTAAAAATAGATTTATATCTCCAACAATACTTAAAAATGTAGACTTAAATGATAAAGTTATGAGTGAAGAACTATTTGGTCCAATACTTCCTGTTATAAAGTATAAGAACATGAAAGATATAAAAAATTATATATCTAAACATAAAAATCCACTAGCTTTATATGTTTTTTCTGAAGATAAAGCTTTTAGTGAAGATGTAATAACTAGGTTTTCATTTGGTGGGGGATGTATAAATGATACTATAAGTCATGTTGCATCTAATTACTTACCTTTTGGAGGAATAGGTTCATCTGGTATAGGTAGTTATCATGGAAAAAATAGTTTTGATACATTTACTCATAGTAAAAGTATTGTTAAAAAGAATACTAAATTAGATATTAAACTAGTATTCCCACCATATAAAAATAGAATAAATATTATAAAGAAAGTTATGAAATAA
- a CDS encoding glycosyltransferase, with amino-acid sequence MITLSLCMIIKDEELVLDRCLKSIYDVADEIIIVDTGSTDNSKDICKNYTKNIYDYVWNDDFSAARNFSFEKATKDYILWLDADEIIDEKNKEKLLNLKQVLSLDIDVVTMHTYMDIDECNNPQITMVRNRIVKREDNFKWVGFVHEYIEASGNVYDSDICIIHDKIKPVSERNLKIYKKKVEEKQIFSERDLYYYGKELYCNRCYNEAIDVLEEFVSKGTWKDEIIDALCKIGECYLCKGEKEVGRKYFYKTFEYGPPQGEVLYKIAYSFQDEEKYDIAISWYEIILRLPIPDDCYQCRNICCLRFNPHLNLCYCYFKCGDLKQAYYHHKHCVKINPNNPCVKYNENCFKLIMNKNKV; translated from the coding sequence ATGATAACCCTAAGCTTATGTATGATAATAAAAGATGAAGAATTAGTTTTAGATAGGTGTTTAAAAAGTATTTACGATGTAGCTGATGAGATAATAATAGTTGACACAGGCTCAACTGATAATAGCAAAGATATATGCAAAAACTATACTAAAAACATATATGATTATGTATGGAATGATGACTTTTCAGCTGCTAGAAATTTTTCTTTTGAAAAAGCTACTAAAGATTATATATTATGGTTAGATGCTGATGAAATAATAGATGAAAAAAATAAAGAAAAACTTTTAAATTTAAAACAAGTTTTATCATTAGATATAGATGTAGTCACTATGCATACTTACATGGATATAGATGAATGTAATAATCCACAAATAACTATGGTAAGAAATAGAATAGTAAAAAGAGAAGATAATTTTAAATGGGTTGGATTTGTTCATGAATATATAGAAGCTAGTGGAAATGTATATGATAGTGATATTTGTATAATACATGATAAAATTAAACCTGTAAGTGAGAGAAACCTAAAAATATACAAAAAGAAAGTTGAAGAAAAACAAATATTTAGCGAGAGAGATTTATATTATTATGGAAAAGAATTATATTGTAACAGATGCTATAATGAAGCAATAGACGTTTTAGAAGAGTTTGTATCTAAAGGAACTTGGAAAGACGAAATAATTGATGCACTCTGTAAAATTGGAGAATGCTATTTATGTAAAGGCGAAAAAGAAGTTGGTAGAAAATATTTTTATAAAACTTTTGAATATGGACCGCCACAAGGCGAAGTACTTTATAAAATAGCATATTCTTTTCAAGATGAAGAAAAATATGACATAGCTATAAGTTGGTACGAGATAATATTAAGATTACCTATACCTGATGATTGCTATCAATGTAGAAACATATGCTGCTTAAGGTTTAATCCACATCTTAATTTATGTTATTGTTATTTTAAATGTGGAGACCTAAAACAGGCTTATTATCATCACAAACACTGTGTAAAAATAAATCCAAATAATCCATGTGTTAAATACAATGAAAATTGTTTTAAATTAATAATGAATAAAAATAAAGTCTAG
- a CDS encoding GTP-binding protein — protein sequence MENINQYIYKIKETLLHSPIRERLSQKEVVPFKDIVFENLNGQIENIKALESSQYKPLNIAIVGEVKSGKSSLLNALLGKEISKVDVLEATSSVIEVVYSENTDVSKFADLIRISLDIDYLKKINIVDTPGLKSITQSNENKTIDYIKYADLVLFVIDATHLGQEDTIEVLDLISEYNKPIVGVVNKCDLLTENRSEILDYITSEYGIYIDRFFMISSSLEYQHKMSQQTIAKSTDLIVSNYTELRENFRKLTDYIECIYENSNETKYKSIKTSIEGIIQKDIIVHSDYNKSIDVLLGELKKYERLLQNKKDYIKAKMEFEINDWIDRIFLSDEIKRIESDIKSANIYINESYLTDLINSKKNELDDLYFKEWSTCLKEVSEEMDDDIKRYVNDITYKNELLDTPTFKLDGEKTDMNAILATIGTGAILGATSGGVISIYSATLGNYAASLTLGAAIMTYIPPLLIAGTVSGAVGKVIYDKVLAERKNKEILDNIENFIKSLKEDIKERLNKDYEKLSQEIVVTTTEILKNIKGIYINKYEIENFMESIEKYITYLTKYVEISYNKA from the coding sequence TTGGAAAATATAAATCAATATATATACAAAATTAAAGAAACTTTACTTCATTCTCCAATAAGAGAAAGATTATCACAAAAGGAAGTAGTACCTTTTAAGGATATTGTATTTGAAAATCTAAATGGACAAATAGAAAATATTAAAGCATTAGAATCAAGTCAATATAAACCATTAAATATAGCTATAGTAGGAGAAGTTAAATCAGGAAAATCAAGTCTTTTAAATGCACTTTTAGGAAAAGAAATAAGCAAAGTAGATGTATTAGAAGCTACTTCATCAGTAATAGAAGTTGTTTATAGTGAAAATACTGATGTGAGCAAATTTGCAGATTTAATAAGAATAAGCTTAGATATAGATTATTTAAAAAAAATAAATATAGTAGATACACCAGGACTAAAAAGCATAACTCAAAGTAATGAGAATAAAACTATAGATTATATTAAGTATGCAGATTTAGTCTTATTTGTTATAGATGCAACTCATCTAGGTCAAGAAGATACAATAGAAGTATTAGACTTAATAAGTGAATATAATAAACCTATTGTTGGAGTAGTTAATAAGTGTGATTTACTAACAGAAAATAGGAGTGAGATTTTAGATTATATAACAAGTGAGTATGGAATTTATATAGATAGATTTTTTATGATATCATCATCTCTTGAATACCAGCATAAAATGAGTCAACAAACAATAGCTAAAAGTACAGACTTAATAGTATCAAACTATACAGAGCTTAGAGAAAACTTTAGAAAACTAACTGATTATATTGAGTGTATATATGAAAATTCTAATGAAACAAAATATAAAAGTATAAAAACATCAATAGAAGGAATAATCCAAAAAGATATAATAGTACACAGCGATTATAATAAAAGCATTGATGTATTATTAGGTGAATTAAAAAAATATGAAAGACTATTACAAAATAAAAAAGATTATATAAAAGCAAAAATGGAGTTTGAAATAAATGATTGGATTGATAGAATCTTCTTAAGTGATGAGATAAAAAGAATTGAAAGTGATATAAAATCTGCAAATATATATATAAATGAATCATATTTAACTGATTTGATAAATTCAAAAAAGAATGAACTAGATGATTTATATTTTAAAGAATGGAGCACTTGCTTAAAAGAAGTAAGTGAAGAAATGGATGATGACATAAAAAGATATGTAAATGATATAACTTATAAAAATGAATTATTAGATACGCCGACGTTTAAGTTAGATGGAGAAAAAACAGATATGAATGCAATACTTGCAACAATAGGCACAGGAGCAATTCTTGGTGCTACATCAGGAGGGGTTATTTCAATTTACAGTGCAACCTTAGGAAACTATGCAGCATCACTTACACTTGGAGCAGCTATTATGACTTATATACCACCTCTTTTAATAGCTGGAACTGTAAGTGGAGCGGTTGGGAAAGTTATATATGATAAGGTTTTAGCTGAGAGAAAAAACAAAGAAATACTTGATAATATAGAAAATTTTATAAAAAGCTTAAAAGAGGATATAAAAGAAAGATTAAATAAAGACTATGAAAAGCTTAGTCAAGAAATAGTAGTAACTACTACTGAGATATTAAAGAATATAAAAGGTATATATATAAATAAATATGAAATAGAAAATTTTATGGAATCAATAGAAAAATATATAACATATTTAACAAAATATGTAGAAATATCATACAATAAAGCATAA
- a CDS encoding dynamin family protein, with protein sequence MYDSRHNELEKLMNLMNKLNKELQLIKKDISSKESKSKELVSYMEQEIKENTKSIKELENPFLLFIMGLGNYGKSTLINALLQEKVIETSDIPNTWKLDLFIKSDNEKVEITYNDEREIVKSLSRGKKILKEEEDKFKTSKKEISKKILNYKNKLSKDKLKEFKIEQEKLYLYKSDIDQIKYYLNNKKILNDFTIVDTPGLNQTLLKNTIKRMNTYYQKADGVIWLIDAQNIVSKETNKLIEEINKIDNLHEKKIIGVVNKIDIIKNDKDLERLKEKVNEIYNNKFNDIVYISARDALDGIINKDKYLINKSNINSLYKSIDKNFKQICEKKQIDSKYKNLSIMKENLLYKIYSYKRDLYKDISDYNEIEIELNKSCDDIYLYALNHMNKFKRKKVYNKNDFQLLRKSIEDLEQQCNKSIEKNYNILIKKAYSSNIIKNTINTKVYFSKSKYLVINYNNFTNIKRNNKLSHLIDQFTKENSTKVVNDEVALSNYIHKNITYLEDEIMTTLKYKLDCIKDNVNEVKYDTFKNKYLDYFLIKDHIKYLDNIENILINLR encoded by the coding sequence ATGTATGATAGCAGACATAATGAGTTAGAAAAATTGATGAATTTAATGAATAAATTAAATAAAGAATTACAATTAATAAAAAAAGATATAAGCAGTAAAGAAAGCAAATCAAAAGAATTAGTTTCATATATGGAACAAGAAATAAAAGAAAATACTAAGAGTATAAAGGAGTTAGAAAATCCATTTTTACTATTTATAATGGGTTTAGGCAACTATGGAAAATCAACTCTTATAAATGCCCTTTTGCAAGAAAAAGTAATAGAAACTAGTGATATACCAAATACATGGAAACTAGATTTATTTATTAAATCAGATAATGAAAAAGTAGAAATAACCTATAATGATGAAAGAGAAATTGTAAAAAGTTTAAGCAGAGGTAAAAAAATATTAAAAGAAGAAGAGGATAAATTTAAAACATCAAAAAAAGAAATATCAAAAAAAATATTAAATTATAAGAATAAACTTAGCAAAGATAAATTAAAAGAGTTTAAAATAGAACAAGAAAAACTTTACTTATATAAATCAGATATAGATCAAATAAAATATTATTTAAATAATAAAAAAATACTTAATGATTTTACAATAGTAGATACCCCAGGGCTTAATCAAACATTACTAAAAAATACCATAAAACGTATGAATACATATTATCAAAAAGCAGATGGCGTAATATGGTTAATAGATGCTCAAAATATAGTATCTAAAGAGACTAATAAATTAATTGAAGAGATAAATAAAATAGATAATTTACATGAAAAGAAGATAATAGGTGTAGTTAATAAAATAGATATCATAAAAAATGATAAAGATTTAGAAAGACTTAAAGAAAAAGTAAATGAAATATATAATAATAAATTTAATGATATTGTTTATATATCAGCTCGCGATGCTTTAGATGGTATTATAAATAAAGATAAATATTTAATAAACAAAAGTAATATAAATAGTCTATATAAATCTATAGATAAAAACTTCAAACAGATATGTGAAAAAAAGCAAATAGATTCAAAATATAAAAATTTATCTATAATGAAAGAAAATTTATTATATAAAATATATTCATATAAAAGAGATTTATATAAAGATATATCGGATTATAATGAAATTGAAATTGAATTAAATAAAAGTTGTGACGATATTTATTTATATGCATTAAATCATATGAATAAATTTAAGCGAAAAAAAGTATATAATAAAAATGATTTTCAGTTATTAAGAAAATCAATAGAGGATTTAGAACAACAATGTAACAAATCAATAGAAAAAAATTATAATATACTAATCAAAAAGGCATATTCTAGCAATATTATAAAAAATACTATCAACACAAAAGTTTATTTTTCTAAAAGTAAATACTTAGTTATAAATTATAATAATTTTACAAATATAAAAAGAAACAATAAACTATCACATCTTATAGATCAATTCACAAAAGAAAACTCAACAAAAGTTGTAAATGACGAAGTAGCACTAAGTAACTATATCCATAAAAATATTACATACTTAGAAGATGAAATAATGACAACTTTAAAATATAAATTAGATTGTATAAAAGATAATGTAAATGAAGTTAAATATGATACATTTAAAAATAAATATTTAGATTACTTTTTAATAAAAGATCATATTAAATATTTAGATAATATAGAAAATATATTAATAAATTTGAGGTGA
- a CDS encoding ATP-binding cassette domain-containing protein, translated as MSVAVKVKSVSKSFNDSVILDDISIDFYENKIYGLLGKNGVGKTTLLNIITKQLISKNGTVEIFGQNINENDGVLDKLCIVREREFPESDISIKELFNMYSYFYKYYDKKLQEKLCNYFKLDSKKSYRKLSRGMKSIVSNIIGICSNASITIFDEPTIGLDADNRQEFYKILLDSYIKNPRTIILSTHLINEVENLIENVVIIHKGKVIVDDSIDNISQKSFYISGDKSDLEKLKCLKDTKPDKSFGSKQVYKYYGDINEDDLKIIESLNINLEIMNLQDMFVHLTKRGEYK; from the coding sequence ATGAGTGTAGCGGTAAAAGTAAAAAGTGTTAGTAAGTCTTTTAATGATAGCGTAATACTTGATGATATATCTATAGATTTTTATGAAAATAAGATATATGGTTTACTTGGGAAAAATGGAGTAGGTAAAACTACCTTGCTAAATATAATTACAAAGCAATTAATTAGTAAAAATGGAACTGTAGAAATATTTGGACAAAATATAAATGAAAATGATGGTGTATTAGATAAGTTATGCATAGTAAGAGAAAGAGAGTTTCCCGAAAGTGATATTTCAATAAAAGAGTTGTTTAATATGTACTCATACTTTTATAAATATTATGATAAAAAGCTACAAGAAAAATTGTGTAATTATTTTAAGCTAGATTCTAAGAAGTCCTATAGAAAATTATCAAGAGGTATGAAAAGTATAGTATCAAATATTATAGGAATATGCTCAAATGCTTCAATAACTATATTTGACGAACCTACAATAGGTCTTGATGCCGATAATAGGCAGGAGTTTTATAAGATATTATTAGATAGTTATATAAAAAATCCTAGAACTATAATATTATCAACGCATCTTATAAATGAAGTAGAAAATCTAATTGAAAATGTAGTTATAATACATAAAGGAAAAGTAATAGTTGATGATAGTATAGATAATATAAGTCAGAAATCATTTTACATAAGTGGAGATAAATCTGATTTGGAAAAACTAAAATGTTTAAAAGATACAAAACCTGATAAAAGTTTTGGATCTAAACAAGTGTATAAATATTATGGGGATATAAATGAAGATGATTTAAAAATTATAGAAAGTTTAAATATAAATTTAGAAATTATGAATCTTCAAGATATGTTTGTACATCTTACTAAAAGGGGGGAATACAAATGA
- a CDS encoding GntR family transcriptional regulator — protein sequence MKLILNEDEPIFIQISKAIEDEILTDSIKEDQQVPSTTELSRLYNINPATVLKGMNILVDKNILYKKRGLGMFVNRGAKNTIKLLRKESFKNKVIKNLIEEANKLDIDKDELLEMIKQYKGGN from the coding sequence ATGAAACTTATATTAAATGAAGATGAACCAATATTCATTCAAATATCAAAAGCGATAGAGGATGAAATACTAACCGATAGCATAAAAGAAGATCAGCAGGTACCTTCAACAACAGAGCTATCAAGGTTATATAATATAAATCCAGCTACAGTATTAAAGGGGATGAATATATTAGTAGATAAGAATATCTTATATAAAAAAAGAGGTTTAGGTATGTTTGTAAATAGAGGAGCAAAAAACACTATAAAACTTTTAAGAAAAGAAAGCTTTAAAAATAAGGTTATAAAGAACTTAATTGAAGAAGCAAATAAGTTAGATATAGATAAAGATGAATTGCTTGAAATGATTAAACAATACAAAGGGGGAAACTAA
- a CDS encoding sigma factor-like helix-turn-helix DNA-binding protein, with protein sequence MRFGFDDDTPKTLEEIGKVFGVTRERIRQIEAKAIRKLRHPSRLKLLKSFY encoded by the coding sequence ATGAGATTTGGATTTGATGATGATACACCTAAAACTTTAGAAGAAATCGGTAAAGTATTTGGCGTAACAAGAGAGAGAATAAGACAAATAGAAGCTAAGGCTATTAGAAAGCTAAGACATCCAAGTAGGCTTAAATTACTTAAAAGCTTTTATTAA
- a CDS encoding sigma-70 family RNA polymerase sigma factor yields MEAKKEQNHESYIYSDSSNTSNAMKMYLKEIEEYPMLSAKEEVELAKAIIDSSEEAKEKFINANYRLVVSIAKRYRKESVDMLDLIQAGNIGLIKAVEKYDYKKGFKFSTYATWWIKQSITRYIDDCENTIRIPVHLHQRINFVKRKKQELANVLQREPNIEELAEVCELEVDKVLDILKKDKNIVSLDTPIKEDEDSSLVEFIPSDAHFGDVVIHEVEQNKIT; encoded by the coding sequence ATGGAGGCTAAAAAAGAACAAAATCATGAAAGTTATATTTATTCTGATTCATCAAATACATCTAATGCTATGAAAATGTATTTAAAAGAGATAGAAGAATACCCAATGTTATCTGCTAAAGAGGAAGTAGAACTAGCTAAAGCTATAATTGACTCTTCAGAGGAAGCAAAAGAGAAATTTATAAATGCTAATTATAGATTAGTTGTAAGTATCGCTAAAAGATATAGAAAAGAAAGTGTAGATATGCTTGACTTAATTCAAGCAGGCAACATTGGACTTATAAAAGCAGTTGAAAAATATGATTATAAGAAGGGATTTAAATTTAGTACTTATGCTACTTGGTGGATAAAACAAAGTATAACAAGATACATAGATGATTGTGAAAATACCATTAGAATACCTGTTCATCTTCATCAAAGAATAAATTTTGTAAAAAGAAAAAAACAAGAGCTTGCAAATGTACTTCAAAGAGAACCTAATATAGAAGAGCTTGCTGAAGTTTGTGAACTTGAAGTTGATAAGGTTTTGGATATATTAAAAAAGGATAAAAACATAGTATCTCTTGATACTCCTATTAAAGAAGATGAAGATAGTAGTTTAGTTGAGTTTATACCATCTGATGCACACTTTGGGGATGTGGTCATTCATGAGGTTGAACAAAATAAAATAACTTAA
- a CDS encoding type I restriction enzyme HsdR N-terminal domain-containing protein gives MSKQLVKERVIKYLMEDLLVPHDMIDTDVPLSEFEEGAEGIIDIIVSVKDKEDYLVPVMLVSCLDEDVELEGEVVQKQIDFLEDVDNITTAGRIILTNGNQMMYADWTGEEYDTEAALPTYEQMEKELFEMEKLVAEHEHSHHGCGCGGHHHEEEHECCGGHGHHEDGHECCKGHDHGDDHNCGCKH, from the coding sequence ATGTCAAAACAATTAGTAAAAGAAAGAGTTATAAAGTATTTAATGGAGGACTTATTAGTACCACATGATATGATAGACACTGATGTACCATTATCAGAGTTTGAAGAAGGTGCAGAAGGTATAATAGATATAATAGTAAGTGTTAAAGATAAAGAAGACTACTTAGTTCCAGTTATGTTAGTTAGTTGTTTAGATGAAGATGTAGAATTAGAAGGCGAAGTTGTACAAAAACAAATAGACTTCTTAGAAGATGTTGATAATATAACTACTGCAGGTAGAATAATATTAACTAATGGAAATCAAATGATGTATGCTGACTGGACTGGAGAAGAATATGATACAGAAGCAGCACTTCCAACATATGAACAAATGGAAAAAGAATTATTTGAAATGGAAAAATTAGTTGCTGAGCATGAACACTCTCATCATGGATGTGGATGTGGTGGACATCATCACGAAGAAGAACATGAATGCTGTGGAGGTCACGGACATCATGAAGATGGTCACGAGTGTTGCAAAGGACACGATCACGGAGATGATCACAACTGTGGTTGTAAGCACTAA